TATCATTTTGTTACTTGGTTCATCCCTTTTCTTATATCGACATTAAAAAATCGGTCGCCATGTGGCGCTAACCAGAATGTACCATGTGGTACATCCAATCAATCGTAATGTGTCACGTggcaattaagttttttaaataaaaacactaaattaaattataaaacaccTTTGACTTTGATTGACAGTTGATTGATGTTGACCACTGTTATTAACTATCCACGTGGCATCATTAGAACGTGTTATgtccttttgtttttaaatatcatatattatattgatttaaaatgtaaaaatcatatataatatataaataattcaaatttaaaaaactaaaaaattctaaaatatataaatttaaaatttaaaaatcaaaataatatataaaattgattttataaaaaattaaaaaaggtatttgaattttaaaaattgaaaaagaaaacttaaattttcaaaaatataaattctagaaaaaataaattgttttaaattaaattttgttataaaataaagagagatggagataataaaaacaaaaaagcaatagagaatgtactttattgttCAAAAGGGATAATTACAATGCTTCTtcgagtctctatttatagacataagaagtataaaagaagtaaatgtctaattctaataactattagaatttaaagtacaccaaaactttatcttgattatgatggacatccacttaataagatattcataacactccccattggatgtccattggtagataatgtatCTCGTTAAaatctcattaggaaaaacctcgtgggataaaaacctaatgaaggaaaaagaatacACAATttataatacgcataatatgctgcctcattaaaaaccttaccaagaaaacccaatgggacaaaacctcgattaagggaaaaagagtgcaacacgtatttactccccctcatgaaaacatcacatattttcttatattctACGTATGCAATCTtaaatactagtttttcaaatgactatttgaatgtatttgataAGCATTTGTATTACCATTCTTTTAAAACTCATGAGTGAGAGAAAATcttggggaaatatattttaatctcttcaagaatttcaacaataatcatagcaaactTTAAACATGATCCttcaataaaaatacaaataggtattttggatcattttataatcctctttcaactactattgactaagtcaaatttaccatatatgttcaattatttcaatttgtataaataaataatttcccaagaatttcaatatgcttctaccattctaaatccttcaaggattttaatataaactttactatatagtgatttaaaaatgttgtaacaacaaccattagacgcaagttaaatcttttatgaattgtcaaaaTAATATGTCTAAAGATTATTGCatccacaaaagaatattatatcttttcataatcaataccAATACTTagcgaaaaacttcatatttctATTTCGCTTTtacaaaactacttcatttgcaccctcactggctttatacatttagatatttggactactggtACAAAAACTTCACGAATTTAATTGCACTTGAGTTgcttctttctattttgatcaatttattccatatctatatttctcaatagatttattcaagatcttctttttatttcattatttcaataataatattacatgcaaaatcattgtcgaccacttttattattcagTTCCagattttctcgaattgacataacttatcaagatattttattttcattattttaaaattcagtttcaGGTTCCTAAATCTCTTCTAgagttttacttatttgttATGTCTTAGGTCTCTTTTGGAGCACCCACCTCCACTATATAaccatctagaagaattttcatctttggaaccgatcaatctattattttttctaactaggactttgattcaaattaaaatattagatggtatataacacttggttattctcattaagtttATAAATACATCTAATAGTTAACTTGAAATGAGTTATCCTTATTGAACTTCTGATTCAAATTATTTtccccctaactcattacaagttattatttcttccccctaatgtcgggaaaactatcgaatcaaaattataatcacaaataaacttgtaactaatatatattcccaactttctttcaggattcactcatctttatgcgttgtggtggagcaattggaacatatacgcacatacaaaaattcaaagatgaaaaatatttaggtattgatcaaaaaccaattgtaatggggagtatttataacttattggcttaaTGCAtacaacacgtaaatcaacataatctcatgttgaaatataaagtttagttctcataagtaatagtttagctattagttggaggcatttgataaataattcagctaaatcattttgtgtgtgaacatgagctacaggatgttcaacttttatcccaattgacatgcaataatcattgaaaacttgggatgtaaactcaccaacattagcaagatgaattattttaattgcataatcttaaattaattatttaaacaagcaatctcaCAAACGACATGTTGCGAGTTGATAAtgcatgtgattattttgtagatccatctaccaaaatcatataatatcaaaaccatccacatggtggatggatgagcccatattcatttcagaaatgcaatgacattaaatctcaactttagctagtgagtttctaagaatcaattttcattgagaataagcaacaaatgagaattttttaaattaaataatcttctggttctttaatgaatatccatatgaattctcaattaattttcgcatcatatatgatccatgatggtctaactggtcatgccaagtagtaaatgcatttgtatttGTAAACTTCGGTTTAttttaacatgtgtttcaattgtactaaattgtaacaaattgataattttaattgtcattcttttattttgtatccacatataaatACTATTGTGCCATTTACTATTGGAAATGTCTAAATAaatgtgaagtctataatgccactaagtcaataaataaatataattttcaaataattatatgtaatattcgcTTCAGGGAATAtgtcaaaatattcaaatataagacatttggtctagtggtatgatTCTCGCTTAGAGTGCGAGAGGTCCCGAGTTcgattcaaaatataaataacccAATCCTCTTTTGATTCATATGAAGTATAATCttttcctcattcacaatctcaatatgagatccattatgaatatcttttaaaactaatgcattaaccatcacaaaCTTTATGATTTTTAGAAATTGATGTATTCTAGAGCTTTCAACTaaatttgtactatcaaatatttgaatattttatttatttcagtaccaaataagataaatattttctatttgtaatgataaaattcattactacattctcatatcaTTCCTTAAAGAATATTAACAGAGACAAAACATTTAAGCATACACCACATATGTgaccaataatctttcatatcacattgataacataagttatctttaccctttgaagatttatcttgagaactctcattgttctcttatttattactacattccacttttagtggtccataagtatatcttttattttctttatgtttacattcACTTCGAGGAATGCAATAGATTTACTAGGACAAACTTATAAACGTCCCaatagattctttatttcataatcaccatcgcaaacatgcgtgagatttcaaatcaaaatctatctattcatgttgtcattattagtctccaattataataaacatgatataataaataaaatatagtaaaatatacctgaagatctttaacatcatTGTCATAACCTTGACTATTATCACGAACATCCATTTTGAGATTAAATCTTTCAACATCCTGAAGATGAAGTTATAAGGGTGGAAGTTTAAGGtgaaaaagaatttgatttGTGAGACGACTtcgaaagattttgaaaaaatagagaatcttcatgctgataacgtgttataaaataaagagagatagagagaataaagaacaaagaaaatataaaagcaatattgatcaaaaggaataattacaatgcttcatcagagtctctattataggcataagaagtataaaagaaagagagatctaattttaataactattagaatttaaagtacaccaaagctttattttgatcatgatggacatccacttaataagatattcataacagatttattttgtttttttacaatttttagaatttaaactttttttttttaaaaattttgaattatttatatatggCGTGTTCTAATAGTGCCACGTGGATGGTCAATGAAGGTCAATGGTCGATCAACAGTGGTAAATGACATCAATGCCGGTCCATTGTGAGTCAAAGTTataagtgtttttttaatttaaatttaatatttttatttgaaataaacttaattgCCACGTTACTCATTGTGATTGGTTGGATGTGCCATGTGGCACCATGTggtgattgatttttttaataccGTTAGGAAAAAGTGGCTGAATCGAATAACGAAATGATAGTTTAAGTATTAatgttgaacaaaaaaaaatcaaatatcaaaataagaaaataagcaTAGTTGAGGGCTATATTGATCatatatgattttgaatttgatacattatgctaaaatatttaaatttataattaaatttagaataggtataaattataatattagtgttgacaccatttttttgatggaaaacggggtcgacttgggttttgaaaaatgaaacgaaaacgggagtcgccaccaatctttttttaatgaggtgtgattgaatcacctcgaaaagtggttgtttttaataaacggttttaattttattaaaacaacgattttggtccacgaaattcagaaaaacgggttcgggagtcggttacgcacgaggaaggattagcaccctcgatacgcccaaaattggtacctagttgattacttaatgtcttaatgtcgaaaattgagaactttgaagaatttttaaaaatacgatccttgtattaaaatgttgaaaattttcaagaaaatgggcatatttcacgctattcgagaaagagaatcatatccagtaaatTAGGACACCATGTCTCGAATTCTCGATACGCGaataaaaaatgcttatttaaaagatatttagctatctcgaatttaaaaaagaaTCACGACCAATAaattaggacacgatcttttttaTTCCCTAGATCATTTTaaacttaagtttgaaaaaattcgtgtaataaagtttaaaagaatattcaattgtttaaatcaaatgaagaaatcgcaacccaatacgttagggcacaatttctcaaaatattaaacattgaatattgcatttatttcgaaaaatcctcgtctcgagaaaacaacgtgtcacatccaatgcgttaggatacAACGTATTAAATTCTTGATAAcgagctttttatcattttttaaaagagtaatctcgattatttaagttcaacgaaaaaaatcggaacccaatacgttagggctcgattctctcgaagatctaaaataccgaatattacttatatttttaaaatttctttttttttaaaatctaaataaaaaaataggtgTAAtggaatgatgatgataatgtaagtaaaataacatgagcgagataaaagataaatgaataataagactaatataaaaacaatcatGCAGACACAATAAcgaataataaatagataaaaactaaagcaagaaaaataatagtAGCAGACatgtacataaataaattaacaaaattataaaattatagaaaataatatatatatatatatatatatatacacatatatatgtgcgtaaaattatgaaaaatgaaaagcatATGTATGTTcacattttgaaactattatacataaaaatatgtggaagtatgtatgcatgaatatatttcaaaattcttaaatataagaggcatatatatatacgtatacataTATGAGTTATAGAATAAAGAATATAtgcatatagatatatattatagcaatgtatatatacacgtatataaCAAAGtttgtaataaaaagaataaaaggacataaataaacaaacaacaaTATAATGAGACAAATAccttgaatatttaaataagtaTACATAAACAACAGTAACAAATGATagtagtagtaataataataataataataataataataataaaaataaaagtaataaaagtaataaaagtaataaaagtaataatacTATAGTAATGAtgacattaataataataataataatgctattaataatataaataatattgctactaataataaaaataacgataaaataacaaaaatatggaaaaaaaggattaaattgagctaaaaacaaaatttcgggacaaattcaaaataaataaaaaggaaaaagaccaAAATGAACGCGGAAAAAACTAGGAGGGAGCAAATGGGAATAATCCCATTATGCAAAACGCAGAGTTCTAGTAGGGACTAACCTGAAAACGCAAAAACAAACCggggtaaaattaaaaaataaaaagacttgattacaaaaacattaaaaatagaaGGGCTAAAAgcgaaaatttcccttccagacAAAACACGCGGACCCTTGGtggagcgggtcgggtcacACGCGGGTCGGccttaaaacggcgccgttttggtgcctgagaaggctgcccaaaacgacgtcgttttgaaaGCCTATTTAAGTCAGTTTTTTTTGAGAtttcattctttctttctttcttcaaaaaaaaaacaaaaaaaaaaggaaaactctCTCAAATCATCTCCCCTTCTCCGGGCACTGCCCAGAATCCGGCGAGGAGAGCCGCCGTTGATGTCGTCGCGCCGGCCACCTTACACGGTGGCCGGAAGATCTAAAAAGGTactttatccttttttttttttgcatatgcatatatacatatatattttgcacaaaaacaaaataaaaaaatgaataaaataaataaaaatgaacaaaaaaggATTTGGAAACTAAAACCTTTTCTtcgtttttatttctctttgtttttgctttttcaaaaagaaaaacacccCGTTCTCATGGTTTGCAATCGGTTTTATCctgattttaaaatcaaaactcCCCCCTTTACAGATTTTTCAATCGACCTTATATAGCCCCAAAtcataatacaaataaaaatctctTTTTGCTATCCCTATTTGTTGTTGCTTGTTGGTGTGTCTTTTCTGTCTTTGCAGGTAGTTGGTGGCCGGTGGCAGAGAGCAGGTGGCAGAGGAGTGACGGCAGCAATCGTAAGTGGCGCTAGGGTTTCAGTCTAGTTTGACTGCTAGGGTTAATGTGGTTTTGAGCCTATTGGGCTCCAAGTTAAGTTTGGTCTGTTGGGCTAGAGGGTTTATTGGGTAGGTTAGTTGGGCTTGGTTTTGCTGGGTTAGGTCTGTTAGGGGCTAAATTTGGGTTGTTGGGCTATTCGGGTTTTGTATTGTAATTGGGCCCGGGTTttaaaaattgggcttgtacaattaggatttcaaatattaataaaaaagatgTGATGTACTATTTTAGTCTTAAAAAGAAGGAGAATCATGAAGAAAATTTAGAATTCtgtttgtaattaaattgttgaaacgATAGCGTTTTATAAGTAGCtcgagaatttttgtttttctgacCCTCTAATGAAATGCACTGAAAGCGATGTCTAGCAATCCCCTCCTCGCTGACTGAACAGGGGCGTCgtaaaatcaaaaggaaaaaacaacGCGCGACGTCGCGCCATCTTCTGCATCTCACGCAATTGAAGTTCAATCCTATAAAGGATTTAAGCATGTTTCTCTACATTCACTTTTCCCCATTTTCCTTCTTGGATGGAGAACTTCAACCCCATCGATGGAGCTCTTTCCACTCGTGCTGGCTGTAGAGTAGTGGTGGCTCCTATTCCTGTTTACTTTCCGTTAGGAAATAATAGGTACTTTTACGTCGGAGAGCTCCCTCCATCGCGAGGCACCGGAGTTTTCATCCCAAATTATATTAACGATGGAGCAGAGGATGGTGGCCATGGCAACACGACAGAGCCTGAAATAGACGAAGATGAAGGAGTTGAGCTCATCGGAATGGCGCTTTATAACTATATTAACGCAGGTGTAGAGGATGGCGGCCATGGAAACACGAGGGAGCCTGAAATAGAGGAAGATGAAGGAGCTTATCTCATCGGAATCGAGCTTTATAACTATATTAACGCTGGAGCGGAGTATGGTGGCCATGGCAACACGATGGATCCGGAAGTAGACGAAGGTGAAGGTGAAGGTGAAGGAGCTCATGTCATCGGAATCGAGCCCTTTCACCTTATTCACTTCAACAATTGAGGAAGATATGATCGATTGTAAACTAGGATCATTTTAGTAGCACTACCGCCGTTTCATTTCAGGGAGGTTGTAGTCTGTTGTGTGTAGATTTATGTTTGACCACTTGTTCAGTCAAAgctgtttatttaattttaaattgtcctgtatttttgtttatttccttacATAGAAAGTGAAGTGTTCGTTTGCCTCTATCACTCCTATCTTTGCTTCTCTGCTTTAGGTGTCAGTTTAATCGGAACTTCCTGTTTGGTTGAAGAGAAAATTGGGGAAGAATTAGACATATCAAATCGAGCTAATGTTTGTGTTTGCGATCGCGCAactctttaaaaatattctctTTCATTTCTGCTTCCAATTTTTTCTTACCAATCCAAAgatattaatattaaacatttttaaattattgcgGGAAGAAAAAGTAGGTGCTTCAATTGCACAAAATATTCAACCAAAATCACAAAAGCCTTTTGTTTTTCGCACACACAAGTACCGACTTTTTATTTAAGCCTTTTTGTATTAATGAATTACTTAttctgaaaatttaaaatataatttattatattcaattttcctttaatattattttagtgcCATTAAATACAGGTTAATATTTCGgtacaaaaaaaagaaaccatACATTTGGGCTTGGGGTAGTAGGGGGAAAATACATTTGGGTGTTGGGTCATACAAGTACTACCCTTTTGTGCCTTGTTGGATCCGAACCGACCCATTTCAAACCGGATTTATTTACGggtccttttccttttctaaaTGTCGAATCTATTTACAGTTGCAAAGAAGGAACCAGCTCTCTCAATCTGCAGCGCCCATATCTTCACTTCTTTTGCATGTAAcctttaattctttatttattttctcaatgttCCCTTTAATCTCTTTCATTCTGATGCTTTGTATTGTTCAATGTTTAAACATggtctttttatttaaaaatcatgatCTGCCTTTTGTTTCCCTTCAAATTCCATagattttaagttgtttattatgtttttgttttctatatATGGATAAGAACCCATGGATCTACTCCCTCTAAATCCAACAAAGTATTGATTTTTCGaatgggttttaatttttagtcaaCATCGGAATCCCTTTGATCTGCTTTTCTGAGTTTACCCTCTTTTCCATAGCTTGCTTATGGAATATGGGGTTTTACTAAATCACCTTATTGTTGTTCTAGAAATCAAAATGAACTCAATTATCGTTGATGTTATGTTTGCATTTAGAAGTTTATTCTAGCCGAAACTGAAGATGCTGTAATGGGTTTTTTAGTTACTTATGCCTGCTGCGTGTTTAAGAATCTTTATGttatttctgttttgttttCCGGATTCATAATTGAT
The sequence above is a segment of the Gossypium raimondii isolate GPD5lz chromosome 4, ASM2569854v1, whole genome shotgun sequence genome. Coding sequences within it:
- the LOC105781063 gene encoding uncharacterized protein LOC105781063 codes for the protein MENFNPIDGALSTRAGCRVVVAPIPVYFPLGNNRYFYVGELPPSRGTGVFIPNYINDGAEDGGHGNTTEPEIDEDEGVELIGMALYNYINAGVEDGGHGNTREPEIEEDEGAYLIGIELYNYINAGAEYGGHGNTMDPEVDEGEGEGEGAHVIGIEPFHLIHFNN